In one Hypomesus transpacificus isolate Combined female chromosome 18, fHypTra1, whole genome shotgun sequence genomic region, the following are encoded:
- the plagx gene encoding pleiomorphic adenoma gene X produces MFQQQDHLKSHLQTHDSNRQVFQCEECGKQYNTQLGYRRHLVAAHTPAASLPSELPCQDGAPSLLEQLGSHNDRPPPLEGATNPAVAVRERKYSCERCDRRFYTRKDVRRHAVVHTGRRDFLCPRCAQRFGRRDHLTRHLKKSHSQEAAPTPSGTPTTPTAPPTPITPCPVKEEPSPVACDMGPASKEPPEAFSMDMYNSYSMPNMANPGMGHHHSLMQGSLSTAIGVGRHMPPPSPHPHHHLQPQQQHQQAYGHMPRYQHGSTSYPRSDMESFLMDLQSGLPPHLTAAPSSTSSSASPQRDVLSEAQGGPGDPHLLSRSPALSTAELSCAANMDLGPLLGFLPLGLPPYSAHMSMGGLVMGYPSTSTSAASSSASTPPLSSQTPGPFTILQPPQAQVSQGPGPHHNQLPQGFSSPAMSTSNSLPRYYQAFQQ; encoded by the coding sequence ATGTTCCAACAGCAAGACCACCTGAAGAGCCACCTGCAGACCCATGACTCTAACAGGCAGGTGTTCCAGTGTGAGGAGTGTGGTAAGCAGTACAACACCCAGCTTGGATATAGACGTCACTTAGTGGCTGCCCACACCCCTGCTGCTTCCCTTCCAAGTGAGCTCCCCTGCCAAGATGGGGCACCCTCTCTTCTAGAGCAGCTGGGGAGTCACAATGACAGGCCTCCTCCATTGGAGGGTGCCACAAACCCTGCTGTAGCAGTCCGAGAGAGGAAGTACTCTTGTGAGCGCTGTGACCGACGTTTCTACACCCGCAAAGATGTGCGGCGCCATGCTGTTGTTCACACTGGACGCCGCGACTTCCTCTGCCCACGTTGTGCCCAGCGCTTTGGCCGTCGAGACCACCTAACCCGCCACCTGAAGAAGAGCCACAGCCAGGAGGCAGCCCCTACACCCTCGGGCACACCCACTACTCCCACAGCTCCTCCTACTCCCATAACCCCATGTCCGGTCAAGGAGGAGCCTAGTCCTGTGGCATGTGACATGGGTCCTGCCTCCAAGGAACCCCCAGAAGCCTTCTCTATGGACATGTACAACTCCTACTCCATGCCCAACATGGCCAACCCTGGAATGGGCCATCATCACTCCCTAATGCAGGGCTCCCTTTCCACAGCCATTGGCGTGGGTCGTCACAtgcctcctccatcccctcaccctcaccaccacctccaaccccagcagcagcaccagcaggccTATGGTCATATGCCCAGGTACCAGCATGGATCTACCTCATACCCTCGAAGTGACATGGAGAGCTTCCTCATGGACCTGCAGAGTGGATTGCCCCCACACCTTACAGCTGCCCCttcttccacttcctcctctgcctctccccagaGGGACGTTCTTTCTGAGGCCCAGGGTGGACCTGGGGACCCCCACCTCCTGTCTAGGAGCCCTGCTCTTTCCACAGCCGAGCTCTCCTGTGCTGCTAACATGGACCTGGGTCCTCTGCTGGGATTCCTGCCCCTTGGTTTACCACCCTACAGTGCCCATATGAGTATGGGAGGGCTTGTGATGGGCTATCCTTCTACCTCCACCTCTGCTGCCTCCTCTTCAGCGTCTACCCCGCCCCTGTCCTCTCAGACCCCAGGGCCCTTTACCATCCTGCAGCCTCCACAAGCCCAGGTATCCCAAGGCCCTGGACCCCACCACAACCAGCTACCTCAGGGGTTCAGCAGCCCTGCTATGAGCACTTCCAACTCCCTACCTCGCTATTACCAGGCCTTCCAACAGTGA